In the genome of Phlebotomus papatasi isolate M1 chromosome 2, Ppap_2.1, whole genome shotgun sequence, one region contains:
- the LOC129801615 gene encoding uncharacterized protein LOC129801615 encodes MRLTLFLLVIFLAFCAISAYPHRDSDHGRGYGGGGGYGGGYGGGYGGGSGGGYGNRRNPPRPSRRGSGGPGLGNRGGGFSNSQSSATSNSFGSNNGFGGGLSGSSASAQSNSFGGGR; translated from the exons atgagATTAACTTTATTCCTTTTGGTCATCTTCCTGGCTTTCTGTGCTATATCTGCGTATCCTCATAGag ATTCAGACCATGGTAGAGGCTACGGAGGAGGAGGAGGCTATGGAGGAGGTTACGGAGGAGGCTATGGAGGGGGTTCGGGAGGAGGCTACGGCAACCGTAGGAATCCTCCTCGTCCTTCTAGACGGGGTAGTGGTGGACCAGGACTTGGCAACAGAGGAGGAGGCTTCTCAAATTCCCAATCGAGTGCCACTTCGAACTCATTCGGTTCAAACAATGGATTTGGCGGAGGACTCAGTGGATCCTCAGCGAGTGCTCAATCAAATTCTTTTGGTGGGGGCAGATGA
- the LOC129800983 gene encoding uncharacterized protein K02A2.6-like — MATAQEYRGNPVCGEFKKDMSWEIYKERLEFWFETRGITDEGEKRAHLFAVAGQDILELAQALTGGAVRSHSYTQIVSKISTHMDAQRNMRRERFHFFQREQREGETIKQFVMALHVLARYCKFHDVEDMITDRMVCGVRDVSLRKKLLEHPALKFDEAMEIALASESADAGAKEMTKAIVSEVHKTCVAGEATVDKVRLCFRCGNPHDPERCWAKDRKCHFCKKKGHIRSKCVAMKEGKNIHATTDASDSDEEKVKHLSGRVGGVNVLGQICPEECVDVQINGVTTGMEVDSGATVSVMPVQIWKKIANPGTELKKSSIHLKTWLSQGVVILGEVNVEVTLGKKKAILPLLITEKGGSPLLGRNWFKPLGIEIRIAAVEEAVDLKTIKEVCDRYKCVFENKLGKSVRGEVKIELKEDAQPRFFKSRAVPFAIKEEVGQELDRLVEQEILEPVNFSEWATPICIARKKNGEIRICGDYRSTVNEASRTNDYPLPTVRELLANCKGKIFSKLDLTQAYQQLPVSEETAHLLTINTHQGLYRVKRLQFGISAAPGLFQKFMDSLLQGIPGVQVYLDDILIVSDTPKEHYDRLAEVLGRLKGANLTIKRDKCVFGAPKVQFVGFSISGDGVHTLEDHVTAIRRAPTPKNKTELQAWLGMINFYARFIPNRATMAECLFRLLDDNTTWNWTKEHDDAMEKLKKALESASVLTHYDLKKPLVLSCDSSPYGIGAVLAHRTEEGEKPIAYFSRTLSKCQRNYAQIDKEALAVMSGVCHFHQYLAGREFIIITDHKPLLGIFNPTRNIQEAISPRMLRWRLIVGAYKYRIEYRKGTLHGNADALSRLPLPWPIIDVEEPDNGGHIAMLEVESGPVTAKQIQKWTRKDSTLSRVKRWVLDGFPEHCSDIELKTYFDKRSEISIEKDILLWGVRVIIPERARKSLLETLHQAHNGIVAMKMSARAYFWWPKMDKDIEDTVRQCETCQVLRNDPPKAPLCDNKESKRPWHKLHVDFAGPFMDRNFLVVVDDMSKWLEVRVVRAQSSVEVIKVFRDLFATHGIPAEVCSDNGRAFVSEEMKEFWCSHGIKHFTVAPYHPSSNGLAERMVQSVKDKLKKLDGDIESRVRELLMNQHTTPHATTGKSPAELLMGRRLKTLLSKVLPDELEEGRKVDGQARQFAVGDHVFARNYGSGPKWIAATIVEKTGPVSYQVQLESGVLWRRHINQLISRTLGTSAQPNVIQENPQEEIVIPVPSENFSEEDIETENQEILISDDTPAPLTSENSQMQMDPVSPRSVERPVRERRPPSYLKDYHTYKIEGGRGFVTFKL, encoded by the coding sequence ATGGCTACTGCTCAAGAATACAGAGGAAATCCCGTTTGCGGTGAATTTAAGAAAGACATGTCCTGGGAAATTTACAAGGAGCGCTTGGAGTTCTGGTTTGAAACTCGAGGAATCACCGATGAAGGTGAAAAGAGAGCGCATCTGTTTGCTGTTGCAGGACAGGATATTCTTGAGTTGGCTCAGGCCTTAACTGGAGGCGCTGTGAGAAGTCATTCGTACACACAAATTGTATCTAAGATTTCTACGCATATGGACGCTCAGAGAAACATGCGTAGAGAGAGATTTCACTTCTTCCAGAGGGAGCAGAGAGAAGGGGAGACCATCAAACAATTTGTTATGGCCCTCCATGTCCTTGCTCGTTATTGCAAATTTCACGACGTGGAAGATATGATTACTGATCGGATGGTTTGTGGTGTGCGAGATGtgtctttgagaaaaaaattgcttgagCATCCGGCTTTGAAGTTCGATGAGGCAATGGAAATTGCATTGGCTTCAGAATCAGCGGATGCTGGAGCTAAGGAGATGACAAAGGCAATAGTGTCTGAAGTTCACAAGACTTGTGTGGCAGGGGAAGCCACTGTAGACAAAGTGAGGTTATGCTTTCGCTGTGGAAACCCTCATGACCCAGAGAGGTGTTGGGCTAAGGACAGGAAATGccatttttgcaagaaaaaggGACATATTAGATCAAAATGTGTTGCAATGAAGGAAGGAAAAAACATTCATGCTACTACTGATGCGTCAGATAGCGATGAAGAGAAGGTGAAACATCTGTCTGGAAGAGTAGGAGGCGTAAATGTTTTGGGGCAAATCTGTCCGGAAGAGTGCGTCGATGTGCAGATCAATGGTGTGACGACCGGAATGGAGGTGGATTCTGGAGCGACTGTATCAGTGATGCCAGTacaaatttggaagaaaattgcGAATCCTGGTACGGagttaaaaaaatcatcaattcaTCTCAAGACATGGCTTAGTCAGGGTGTAGTCATTCTTGGAGAGGTGAATGTGGAAGTAACTCTTGGCaagaaaaaagcaattttgcCTTTACTGATCACAGAAAAGGGTGGATCACCTCTATTGGGACGCAATTGGTTTAAACCTCTGGGAATCGAAATTCGGATAGCCGCAGTAGAAGAAGCTGTGGACTTGAAGACTATTAAAGAGGTATGTGATCGTTACAAGTGTGTTTTTGAGAATAAGTTGGGCAAGTCTGTTAGGGGAGAAGTTAAGATTGAATTAAAAGAGGACGCACAGCCACGTTTTTTCAAAAGTCGGGCTGTACCTTTTGCAATTAAAGAAGAAGTAGGTCAGGAATTGGACAGGTTGGTGGAACAGGAAATCTTGGAGCCCGTGAATTTCTCGGAGTGGGCAACACCTATTTGTATTGCTCGGAAAAAGAACGGAGAAATTCGCATTTGTGGAGATTATCGTTCAACTGTCAATGAGGCCTCCCGGACGAACGATTATCCTTTACCTACTGTCAGGGAGCTATTGGCCAATTGCAAAGGGAAGATTTTCTCAAAGTTAGATTTAACTCAGGCATACCAGCAGCTGCCCGTGAGCGAGGAAACTGCTCATCTGCTCACAATCAATACTCACCAAGGTCTATACAGAGTCAAAAGGCTTCAATTCGGAATCTCAGCAGCTCCGGGATTGTTTCAGAAATTCATGGATTCGCTACTGCAGGGAATTCCCGGTGTGCAAGTGTACTTGGATGACATTCTCATTGTGAGTGATACACCCAAGGAGCATTATGATCGTTTGGCTGAAGTTCTTGGAAGGCTGAAGGGTGCTAACCTCACTATAAAAAGGGACAAATGCGTTTTTGGGGCACCCAAGGTTCAATTTGTGGGTTTTTCCATTTCCGGGGATGGTGTACATACCCTGGAGGATCATGTGACTGCTATTAGGAGAGCACCCACTCCAAAAAACAAAACTGAATTGCAGGCTTGGTTGGGTATGATAAACTTTTATGCCCGATTTATTCCCAATAGGGCTACAATGGCAGAGTGTCTCTTTCGTTTGCTGGATGACAACACTACTTGGAATTGGACGAAGGAACACGATGATGCTatggaaaaattgaagaagGCTTTGGAATCTGCAAGTGTTTTGACACATTACGACCTGAAAAAACCTTTAGTGTTGTCGTGTGACAGCTCACCATATGGAATTGGAGCGGTTTTGGCACATCGCACAGAGGAGGGGGAAAAACCCATTGCATATTTTTCAAGAACATTGTCGAAGTGTCAAAGAAATTATGCTCAGATTGACAAAGAGGCACTGGCAGTGATGTCTGGAGTGTgtcattttcatcaatatttggcTGGTCGTGAATTCATTATTATAACCGATCACAAACCATTGCTGGGAATATTCAATCCGACTAGAAATATACAGGAAGCAATTTCACCCCGAATGCTTCGTTGGAGACTGATTGTCGGGGCCTATAAATATCGGATTGAATACAGGAAGGGTACACTACATGGAAATGCTGATGCATTGAGTCGACTGCCACTTCCTTGGCCAATTATTGATGTGGAGGAACCTGATAATGGCGGTCACATTGCTATGTTAGAAGTCGAGAGTGGACCTGTGACCGCGAAACAAATTCAGAAATGGACAAGGAAGGACTCAACGTTGAGCAGAGTAAAAAGATGGGTACTGGATGGATTTCCTGAACATTGCTCAGATATAGAGctgaaaacttattttgacaaaagatctgagatttcaattgaaaaggacaTTTTGCTTTGGGGAGTCCGTGTTATTATCCCTGAGAGAGCTAGAAAATCATTATTGGAGACACTTCATCAAGCCCATAATGGAATTGTGGCTATGAAGATGTCGGCGAGAGCATATTTTTGGTGGCCAAAAATGGATAAGGATATCGAGGACACAGTTAGACAGTGCGAAACATGTCAAGTTTTAAGGAATGACCCGCCAAAGGCACCACTTTGTGACAACAAGGAAAGCAAGAGACCCTGGCACAAGCTGCATGTAGATTTCGCGGGTCCGTTTATGGATAGAAATTTTCTGGTTGTAGTGGATGATATGTCGAAATGGTTGGAAGTGCGTGTGGTACGGGCGCAGTCATCAGTTGAAGTGATCAAGGTTTTCCGAGATTTATTCGCAACGCATGGAATTCCTGCTGAAGTATGCAGTGACAACGGACGAGCTTTTGTGTCTGAGGAAATGAAGGAGTTTTGGTGTAGTCATGGAATTAAACATTTCACAGTAGCGCCCTACCATCCATCGTCGAATGGACTTGCAGAACGAATGGTTCAGTCAGTGAAAGACAAGTTAAAGAAATTGGATGGAGATATCGAGAGTCGAGTTCGTGAGCTTCTGATGAATCAACACACAACCCCACATGCAACGACGGGAAAAAGTCCAGCAGAACTTTTGATGGGAAGGCGTTTGAAAACATTGCTCAGCAAGGTACTTCCAGACGAATTGGAGGAGGGAAGGAAAGTAGATGGACAAGCAAGACAATTCGCTGTTGGAGATCACGTTTTTGCCAGAAATTATGGATCTGGTCCAAAATGGATTGCGGCCACCATTGTTGAAAAGACTGGACCAGTTTCATATCAAGTTCAGTTGGAATCAGGAGTACTATGGCGTCGGCACATTAATCAGCTGATTTCAAGGACATTAGGTACTTCAGCGCAGCCGAATGTGATTCAAGAAAATCCACAGGAAGAAATTGTTATTCCGGTTCCATCCGAAAACTTTTCTGAGGAAGACATCGAGACAGAAAATCAAGAAATATTGATATCGGATGATACACCAGCTCCATTAACGTCAGAAAACAGTCAGATGCAGATGGATCCGGTTTCACCAAGAAGTGTCGAAAGACCTGTTCGTGAACGACGACCACCAAGTTATCTGAAGGATTATCATACTTACAAGATTGAAGGGGGAAGGGGATTTGTTACATTTAAACTGTAA
- the LOC129801623 gene encoding DNA-directed RNA polymerases I, II, and III subunit RPABC5, whose product MIIPIRCFTCGKVIGNKWEAYLGLLQAEYTEGDALDALGLKRYCCRRMLLGHVDLIEKLLNYAPLEK is encoded by the exons ATGATCATCCCAATTCGGTGTTTTACCTGTGGAAAGGTTATAGGCAATAAATGGGAAGCCTATTTGGGGCTCTTGCAAGCAGAATACACTGAGGG AGATGCCTTGGATGCTCTAGGCCTGAAGCGATACTGTTGCCGAAGAATGCTCCTGGGTCACGTGGATCTAATTGAAAAACTTCTGAACTACGCCCCTCTGGAGAAATAA
- the LOC129801496 gene encoding N6-adenosine-methyltransferase MT-A70-like protein: MSDGWDEIQALKSKRNSLRERLEKRKKERQDILGTASTGARGVGSTSVGSPGAQTGSIEEKKALVPVIKIDVDADPEVEKSLLQILSDASLILPLNSQQLSQKISKVTSSGGSVTVSLHYYLQKLATLNAISVKDVSIDTEMGYEVIQVDHPKVLKLYQDLAGDSEIGLKADEEVVKRKREDDDEDRAEKMVKTPGSERKSSTRDSTDLMSLLSMPSTREKQNKQVGEEILELLSKPTAKERSLAEKFKSHGGAQVMEFCPHGTRAECVRAQEGDSPSMDDGSKECNKLHFKKIIQAHTDESLGDCSFLNTCFHMDSCKYVHYEVDALDAVRPDADTGRPLTIAKRTIDPAATMYPPQWIQCDLRYLDMTVLGKFAVVMADPPWDIHMELPYGTMSDDEMRQLGVPALQDDGLIFLWVTGRAMELGRECLKLWGYERVDELIWVKTNQLQRIIRTGRTGHWLNHGKEHCLVGMKGNPTNLNRGLDCDVIVAEVRATSHKPDEIYGIIERLSPGTRKIELFGRPHNVQPNWITLGNQLDGIRLVDPELVSQFEKRYPDGNCMAPTTKTIP, from the exons atgtCCGATGGCTGGGATGAAATCCAGGCGCTCAAGAGCAAACGGAACAGCCTGCGAGAGCGTCTTGAGAAACGGAAGAAGGAAAGACAAGATATTCTTGGAACAGCATCAACAGGAGCTAGAGGAGTTGGATCTACTTCTGTCGGGAGTCCTGGGGCCCAGACTGGTAGTATTGAGGAGAAAAAGGCACTTGTACCAGTTATAAAGATCGACGTTG ACGCCGATCCAGAAGTTGAAAAGAGTCTCCTCCAGATTCTGAGTGATGCAAGCCTGATCCTTCCTCTGAATTCTCAGCAATTGTCCCAGAAGATCTCCAAAGTGACATCATCAGGTGGTTCAGTGACTGTCTCTCTGCACTACTACCTGCAGAAACTGGCCACTTTGAATGCCATTAGTGTCAAGGATGTAAGTATTGACACAGAAATGGGCTATGAAGTCATCCAGGTGGATCATCCAAAGGTTCTGAAGCTGTATCAGGATCTCGCAGGAGACAGTGAGATTGGGCTAAAAGCTGATGAAGAAGTTGTGAAGCGAAAGAGGGAGGATGATGATGAAGATAGAGCAGAGAAGATGGTAAAAACACCTGGGAGTGAGAGAAAATCCTCCACAAGAGACTCCACTGACCTTATGTCCCTACTTTCGATGCCGTCGACGAGGGAGAAGCAAAATAAACAAGTAGGCGAGGAAATTCTGGAACTTTTGTCCAAGCCCACAGCAAAGGAGCGTTCTCTGGCTGAGAAATTCAAGTCCCATGGTGGAGCTCAGGTGATGGAGTTCTGTCCACATGGGACACGGGCTGAATGTGTCAGAGCCCAGGAGGGAGATTCTCCATCCATGGATGATGGTTCGAAGGAATGCAACAAACTCCACTTCAAGAAGATCATCCAGGCTCACACGGATGAGAGTCTAGGAGATTGCAGCTTCCTCAATACGTGCTTTCACATGGATTCCTGCAAATATGTCCACTATGAGGTGGATGCTTTGGATGCTGTCCGGCCAGATGCTGATACTGGACGCCCTCTGACCATTGCTAAGCGCACAATCGATCCAGCAGCCACAATGTATCCACCTCAGTGGATCCAGTGCGATCTCAGATACCTGGACATGACAGTCCTGGGAAAATTCGCCGTGGTGATGGCTGATCCTCCTTGGGACATTCACATGGAGTTACCTTATGGAACAATGTCTGATGACGAGATGAGGCAATTGGGAGTTCCTGCCCTTCAGGATGATGGACTCATTTTCCTCTGGGTGACCGGCAGAGCCATGGAACTGGGTAGGGAATGCCTGAAGCTTTGGGGCTACGAGAGGGTGGATGAACTGATCTGGGTGAAGACCAATCAACTGCAGAGGATCATCCGGACAGGACGTACAGGGCATTGGCTGAATCACGGCAAAGAGCACTGCCTGGTGGGCATGAAGGGGAATCCTACTAATCTCAATAGAGGTCTCGACTGTGATGTCATTGTAGCAGAG GTAAGAGCCACGAGTCACAAGCCAGATGAGATTTACGGAATCATCGAAAGATTGAGTCCTGGCACGAGAAAGATTGAACTCTTCGGTCGACCACACAATGTCCAACCCAATTGGATAACACTGGGCAATCAACTGGATGGAATTCGGTTGGTTGATCCGGAATTGGTTAGTCAATTTGAAAAACGCTATCCAGATGGGAATTGCATGGCACCAACGACAAAAACCATCCCATAA